One Carassius auratus strain Wakin chromosome 4, ASM336829v1, whole genome shotgun sequence DNA segment encodes these proteins:
- the LOC113060030 gene encoding protein-methionine sulfoxide oxidase mical3b-like isoform X5 — MWVGQSESCQAHALFDAFVQAATCRETLRAFQELCKELKLHPGGQPQFYHTLRSRLHDWKAKALWAKLDKRASQREYMRGHACTSTTCLIIGAGPCGLRTAIELRFLGARVVLVEKRDAFSRNNVLHLWPFTIQDLRGLGAKKFYGKFCAGAIDHISIRQLQLMLLKVALLLGVEVHVNVEFKHLVEPPEDQKKRVGWRAEVHPSSHPVNQLEFDVVIGADGRRNTLPGFRRKEFRGKLAIAITANFINRNTTAEAKVEEISGVAFIFNQRFFQDLRQATGIDLENIVYYKDDTHYFVMTAKKQSLLDKGVILRDYADTEMLLSRNNVDQNALLSYAHEAADFSTNHQLPTLDFAINHYGQADVAMFDFTCMYASENAAMVRQRRGHPLLVALVGDSLLEPFWPMGTGIARGFLAATDTAWMVRSWGQGNTPSEVLAERESVYRLLPQTTPENVSKNYNQYSVDPATRYPNINMQLISAAQVRHLIDTGEGPVLNLDAVSSPHPRLTRQGVCYFIHTIYHLYSHTQSNMLSVCVESMARYSKLLSWCQEQTHGYMNVCVTDFTTSWRSGLALCALIHRFRPDLINFASLEESEPELNGQLGLDMAELEFGICPIMTGKEMSALEESDSLCMVMYLSQLYELLKDTAPASGNLSSEGKVGPFSSPKSPISLLSKLGQSLSRKRNPKVHTHSQDKKEKEADSVGTGKRRRTSQTGQSEEDDVPHDSKENKTSGVTPGSEPKVAEGQGMVRSMTTLLLAKFEENTPLASASTIRRQSYVQMYTGGVSSLAQQISNQIQSQQDQSPKLLHRRELGSQKEFPVNMGSSDVCYFCGRRVYVMERLSAEGKFFHRSCFQCDHCSTTLRLSNYAYDQLHGRFYCKHHFSYRMTSVDQRKRPAPPAAPRSTQALPAPSSASTSLSSLGSVGTATPPDSWSSSAQPDIVSSLAKRLCGTPERIELENYKPCPKQQDSPLLEVPEETLAQHNLSSSLQEKNTEEQSSSSESDLEEEVVWKEEGPNIRTNEERAFDLEEELKEEEGGENQEKQEEEEEEAEDEEEEEEEEEEGEVSEEEQDEGVSSDEGEYCPWERERLSGVWLEEEEAGFVKESYEGYSDDKDIDTSSVRESNPCDQQEQDESVSLHQSSTESPPSLKPPESGPTPTPELSTNPENPPVKRSEVVEEFWLRSAEIRKSLGLTPLSRECDPKHTAAQTSNIKESFYTSVAYITSCKSNSAKQTPRNCDSSTQTPSQSTFLPEPSHTMDGDAGITLEEPIGRSSVIHRLSITVEGCVMGDKQDLDISSTSFGNESILNPDTGLPTPPYSPSSSPLVNKQCRALHQSEPILDREVMVFSSTSATPIPQRDGFKPKLNQAWSLPPDEIEILCGDEAEGASRLPERSGVTENVCQMDNRRLEHRRTLPDRLVAPTDNGLEEKEKKRSSLFLPRKSRKSMNAAAEAQQKPGKHKSLWKTVFSKYKKDKKRKEATMVAETLPAATNTETKRKVSGMNRTSDLCFRKNPSFSQDTDLSCHALLERCPLRAQRAETEEELNAKLTRRVQRAARRQAKQEELRRLHRAQLIQRQLEQVEVKQRQLEEKGVAVEKALRGEADFWGDSSTSNLLDVHLGGMGKKDDPSLMHQWFKLVQEKNALVRYESELMIFARELELEDRQSRLQQELRERMAVDDDLKGEDELAEERRILSEMLDVVEQRDALVALLEEQRVREKEEDGDLEAVMLSKGFSLQWD; from the exons ATGTGGGTCGGCCAGTCTGAGTCGTGCCAGGCACACGCGCTGTTCGATGCCTTCGTGCAGGCAGCCACGTGCAGGGAGACCCTCAGGGCCTTCCAGGAGCTGTGTAAAGAGCTGAAGCTGCATCCAGGCGGTCAGCCGCAGTTCTACCACACTCTGAGGAGCAGACTGCACGACTGGAAGGCCAAAGCACTATGGGCCAAACTGGATAAAAGAGCCAGCCAGAGAGAGTACATGAGAGGCCATGCTTGCACCAGCACCACG tgtctgatcATAGGTGCAGGTCCGTGTGGATTGCGGACGGCTATAGAGTTGCGATTTCTGGGCGCCAGGGTGGTTCTGGTGGAAAAGCGAGATGCTTTCTCACGGAACAATGTTCTTCATCTTTGGCCCTTCACCATCCAGGACCTCCGTGGTTTAGGGGCCAAAAAGTTCTATGGGAAGTTCTGTGCTGGAGCCATAGACCATATTA GTATTCGTCAGCTGCAGCTGATGCTTTTGAAGGTGGCCTTGTTATTGGGAGTTGAGGTTCATGTGAATGTGGAGTTCAAACATCTAGTGGAACCTCCAGAGGACCAGAAGAAAC GTGTTGGTTGGCGAGCAGAGGTCCATCCCAGCTCACATCCAGTCAATCAGCTGGAGTTTGATGTGGTTATTGGGGCAGATGGTAGAAGAAACACTTTACCAG GGTTTCGCAGGAAAGAGTTTCGGGGGAAACTGGCCATTGCCATCACGGCGAATTTCATCAATCGCAACACCACTGCCGAAGCTAAAGTGGAGGAGATCAGCGGTGTCGCCTTCATCTTCAACCAGAGGTTTTTCCAGGATCTTCGGCAGGCTACCG GAATTGATCTGGAGAATATAGTATATTACAAAGACGACACTCACTACTTTGTAATGACCGCCAAAAAGCAAAGTCTTCTGGACAAAGGAGTCATTCTGCGC GATTACGCTGACACTGAAATGCTGCTCTCCAGGAACAATGTGGACCAGAATGCACTGCTCTCGTATGCTCACGAAGCTGCTGATTTCTCCACCAATCATCAGCTCCCCACGCTGGACTTTGCCATCAACCACTATGGGCAGGCAGATGTGGCCATGTTTGACTTTACCTGCATGTATGCCTCTGAGAACGCAGCGATGGTGCGTCAGCGCAGGGGACACCCTCTGCTGGTCGCTCTGGTGGGTGATAGTTTACTAGAG CCATTCTGGCCAATGGGAACAGGAATTGCTCGGGGCTTCCTGGCAGCCACGGACACGGCCTGGATGGTTCGTAGCTGGGGTCAAGGCAACACCCCTTCAGAGGTTCTGGCTGAGAG AGAGAGTGTATATCGGTTGCTTCCTCAGACAACACCAGAAAACGTCAGTAAAAACTACAACCAGTACAGCGTGGATCCTGCTACCCGCTACCCCAACATCAACATGCAGCTCATCAGCGCTGCTCAG GTGCGTCATCTCATAGACACAGGTGAGGGTCCGGTTTTAAATCTTGATGCGGTCAGCTCTCCACACCCTAGACTCACACGGCAAGGTGTGTGTTACTTTATACACACCATCTACCACTTATACAGTCATACACAATCTAAcatgctgtctgtgtgtgtagagtCAATGGCTCGTTACAGTAAGCTTCTGAGCTGGTGTCAGGAGCAGACGCATGGTTACATGAACGTATGTGTGACAGACTTCACAACTTCCTGGAGGAGCGGCCTGGCCTTGTGCGCTCTCATACACAGATTCAGACCTGACCTCAT TAATTTTGCATCTCTGGAGGAGAGTGAACCGGAGCTCAATGGTCAGCTGGGTTTGGACATGGCGGAGCTGGAATTTGGTATTTGTCCTATTATGACCGGCAAGGAGATGAGCGCACTGGAAGAGAGTGACTCTCTCTGCATGGTCATGTACCTCAGCCAACTTTACGAGCTCCTCAAAGACACAGCGCCAGCTAGTG GAAACCTGAGCTCAGAAGGGAAAGTAGGTCCGTTCTCTAGCCCGAAGTCACCAATCTCACTGCTCAGCAAACTGGGACAGAGTCTGTCCCGCAAACGCAATCCCAaggttcacacacactcacag GATAAGAAAGAGAAGGAAGCAGATAGTGTTGGAACTGGAAAGAGGAGGAGAACAAGCCAGACTGGCCAGTCAGAAGAG GATGATGTTCCTCATGAcagcaaagaaaataaaacttcAGGAGTGACTCCGGGGTCAGAACCGAAGGTCGCTGAGGGTCAAGGCATGGTTCGGTCCATGACGACTCTACTGCTGGCTAAATTTGAGGAAAACACACCACTGGCCTCAGCTAGTACAATTCGCAGACAG AGCTACGTTCAGATGTATACGGGCGGAGTGAGCTCATTGGCTCAGCAGATATCCAATCAGATTCAGAGTCAACAGGATCAATCTCCCAAGCTCCTTCACAGGAGGGAGTTG GGTTCTCAAAAGGAGTTTCCTGTGAATATGGGCAGCAGTGATGTGTGTTATTTCTGCGGCCGTCGCGTTTATGTCATGGAAAGGCTGAGCGCAGAGGGAAAGTTCTTCCATAGGAGCTGCTTCCAGTGTGATCACTGCAGCACCACGTTACGCTTGTCCAACTACGCTTACGACCAGCTACATG GAAGGTTTTACTGTAAGCACCACTTCAGCTACAGAATGACTAGCGTGGATCAGAGAAAGAGACCAGCCCCACCTGCGGCCCCTCGATCTACTCAG GCTCTCCCTGCTCCTTCCTCGGCTTCTACGTCTTTGTCCTCTCTAGGGTCAGTGGGCACAGCCACCCCACCAGACTCTTGGTCCTCCAGCGCCCAACCAGACATAGTATCTAGCCTGGCCAAGAGACTGTGTGGTACCCCAGAACGCATTGAGCTGGAGAACTACAAACCCTGCCCAAAACAACAGGACAGCCCACTGCTGGAGGTCCCAGAGGAGACGCTTGCACAGCACAACCTCAGTTCTAGCCTGCAGGAGAAAAACACAGAGGAGCAGTCCAG TAGCTCTGAGTCAGACCTAGAGGAGGAGGTTGTCTGGAAGGAGGAGGGGCCAAACATCAGGACCAATGAAGAGAGAGCGTTTGACCTGGAGGAGGAGCTAAAAGaggaagagggaggagagaacCAGGAAAaacaagaggaggaggaggaggaggccgaagatgaggaggaggaggaggaggaggaggaagaaggagaagTTTCCGAAGAAGAACAAGACGAGGGAGTTTCTAGTGATG agGGTGAGTACTGCCCTTGGGAGAGGGAACGGCTCTCAGGGGTGTGGCTTGAGGAAGAGGAGGCGGGGTTTGTTAAAG AGTCTTATGAAGGATACAGTGATGACAAAGATATAGACACCAGTTCAGTCAGAGAGTCCAATCCATGTGACCAACAGGAACAAGACGAATCTGTTTCATTGCACCAGTCTTCTACTGAGTCCCCGCCCTCCTTGAAACCACCAGAATCAGGTCCCACACCCACACCTGAGCTATCAACGAATCCAGAGAACCCACCTGTCAAGAGGTCAGAGGTTGTAGAAGAGTTCTGGCTGAGGAGTGCCGAGATCAGGAAGAGTTTAGGCCTGACTCCTCTGTCTAGAGAATGCGACCCCAAACATACAGCAGCCCAAACATCTAACATTAAAGAAAGCTTCTACACCTCAGTCGCCTACATAACGTCCTGCAAAAGCAATTCTGCCAAACAAACACCAAGAAACTGTGACTCCAGCACACAAACTCCATCTCAAAGTACATTCCTGCCTGAACCATCTCACACTATGGACGGCGATGCAGGCATCACATTAGAAGAGCCGATAGGCCGCTCTTCTGTAATCCACAGACTAAGCATCACTGTAGAAGGTTGTGTGATGGGAGACAAGCAGGATTTGGATATCAGTTCCACCTCATTTGGAAATGAAAGCATTTTAAATCCAGACACAGGTCTTCCTACTCCTCCCTACAGCCCATCTAGTTCCCCTCTTGTCAACAAGCAATGTCGCGCCCTTCACCAATCTGAACCGATACTGGACCGAGAGGTTATGGTCTTCTCATCAACCAGCGCTACTCCTATTCCACAGCGGGATGGTTTTAAACCCAAGCTCAATCAAGCTTGGAGTCTTCCTCCGGATGAAATTGAGATCCTGTGTGGAGACGAGGCGGAAGGGGCTTCCAGACTGCCAGAAAGATCCGGTGTCACGGAGAACGTATGCCAGATGGACAACCGTAGGCTGGAGCACAGGAGGACGCTTCCAGACCGGTTGGTTGCCCCAACGGACAATGGCTTGGAGGAGAAGGAGAAAAAGCGCAGCTCGTTGTTCTTGCCCCGTAAAAGCAGGAAGAGTATGAATGCAGCGGCTGAGGCCCAGCAGAAGCCAGGAAAGCACAAGTCCCTCTGGAAGACTGTTTTCTCAAAGTATAAGAAGGACAAGAAGAGGAAGGAGGCTACGATGGTGGCAGAAACTCTACCTGCCGCAACTAACACCGAGACAAAGCGGAAGGTGTCAGGAATGAACAGAACATCAg ACCTGTGTTTCCGGAAAAATCCGAGTTTCTCTCAAGACACAGACTTGTCTTGCCATGCTCTTCTAGAAAGATGTCCACTCAGAGCTCAG AGAGCAGAAAcggaggaggaactcaacgccaAGCTGACACGGCGAGTGCAGAGAGCAGCGCGCAGACAGGCCAAGCAGGAGGAGCTGCGGAGGCTGCACAgggcacag TTAATCCAGCGTCAGTTGGAGCAAGTGGAGGTCAAGCAGAGGCAGCTGGAGGAGAAGGGTGTAGCTGTGGAGAAAGCACTCAGAGGCGAAGCAG